Proteins found in one Serinicoccus marinus DSM 15273 genomic segment:
- a CDS encoding DUF4011 domain-containing protein yields the protein MSSLRPLNTLDEARVEAVQRARTRWRHEVAELGGANSLLWHRTSLTGTFDLNLAHPGGVAKLLSGRPTPLSDLVREQVAFADAARRLGGIRDKVTEMRREHGLETSFLAIGLATWTLHRVPVPPRAPVLLRACTITPTDAAHSDFVLELHEDVVFNPVLEHYLRSEAHLQPDPALLAGLSAQSHGFDPRLTYRALEDICIEMSGFAIGPQMVISTFPWAKLPLVTSYTGDPEPLAAHDVVAALAGADVRLTPSVQDPDRAEDAARELGALDADASQRAVIDEVSHGGDLVLDTPSGTGATQTIANVVVGALSEGRTVMVCSEDRSALQALRRRLDHVGLGDLCLHLAEDPASMRDTLAAVRHNLDRLPAEDEPDLGPDPLPARADALSVLRREQEVLHQEHGPWGLSLARTEDDLAALATAEHPPASRVRLPLDVLRTLTEEELSAVTDALIEAADCGAWSTARTEDPWYAARLTGPDDAARATEIVGRLVSEKFSSARQQADTVCRAAGLPAPVTLTQWAHRLGLLSRASDTLDHFSPGIYDAPLEQMVAALGADRDSTAAAPRPGAVARARLRRQVRQQLRPGTPPPDLAERVRRARDEKQEWEEVGGKAARPTAPEGWEEALAAHAPIGEDLAWLEQALTGTSAGHELSTTHLDTVLERLVRLDARADRAPVAAQAHPLLAPLRERGLGELVDDLARRGVPADRVSQEVRFVHRSSVLDHLTSDAVPQQVGGDTVREAERSFRAADRAHLHRNALRARRAVLRRLRRTLSGHASQLGAWQRALEETKVGAVDARDVISRAPDVVLAAAPVLLASQLAVPAVLPPDLTLDLVVVDRAGRTTTARTAPALARGRQVLVVGDSGGPGPSHFAVVADPRAEGDPGPMDEPSLLSRAAQVLPVRHLGTHYRALDQGLVAPLAPLMPRPVHSFPGVERAAAVREHVVDGHVSARVEAGVRLVLGHARSGPDSLLLVTDDEAGAEDAGIALRAAMGEDERPASLSDDEQHSQAFLVLPVHRVAGQTRDRVVWIGSPEAVRSPEAAGSVLAAARRSVDLVTATPVADWPTGAGHGAAIVRHALVPGAEEHGHGSAVLTELVRRLRAEGLQVKEGVGHGPHAIDLAVVSEDDDARYAVAVDGDVQRGPVPSPGRDDVRLRHDQLTRMGWVPVRVRTTDVFTDPAREVARVLQALRGRSG from the coding sequence GTGAGTTCGCTGCGCCCCCTGAACACCCTCGACGAAGCACGCGTCGAGGCCGTGCAGCGCGCCCGGACCCGGTGGCGTCACGAGGTCGCCGAGCTCGGCGGGGCCAACTCCCTGCTCTGGCACCGCACCTCGCTGACCGGCACCTTCGACCTCAACCTGGCGCACCCCGGCGGGGTGGCCAAGCTCTTGTCGGGACGTCCCACGCCGCTGTCCGACCTGGTCCGTGAGCAGGTTGCCTTCGCCGATGCGGCCCGGCGGCTGGGCGGGATCCGCGACAAGGTCACTGAGATGCGGCGCGAGCACGGGCTGGAGACCAGCTTCCTGGCCATCGGGCTGGCCACCTGGACGCTGCACCGCGTGCCGGTGCCCCCGCGTGCCCCCGTGCTGCTGCGGGCGTGCACCATCACCCCGACCGATGCCGCGCACTCCGACTTCGTCCTCGAGCTGCACGAGGACGTGGTCTTCAACCCGGTGCTGGAGCACTACCTGCGCAGCGAGGCGCACCTGCAGCCCGACCCGGCGCTCCTGGCGGGCCTGTCCGCGCAGAGCCACGGCTTCGACCCGCGGTTGACCTACCGGGCGCTGGAGGACATCTGCATCGAGATGTCCGGGTTCGCCATCGGTCCGCAGATGGTCATCAGCACCTTCCCCTGGGCCAAGCTGCCGCTGGTCACCTCCTACACCGGCGATCCTGAGCCGCTGGCCGCGCACGACGTGGTCGCGGCGCTCGCCGGGGCCGACGTGCGGCTGACCCCCTCCGTGCAGGACCCGGACCGCGCCGAGGACGCCGCCCGCGAGCTCGGTGCCCTCGACGCCGACGCCTCGCAACGGGCGGTGATCGACGAGGTGTCGCACGGCGGTGACCTCGTGCTCGACACCCCCTCCGGGACCGGCGCGACCCAGACGATCGCCAACGTCGTGGTGGGCGCCCTGTCGGAGGGCCGCACCGTCATGGTCTGCAGCGAGGACCGCAGCGCGCTGCAGGCGTTGCGTCGCCGGCTGGATCACGTCGGGCTGGGCGACCTGTGCCTGCACCTCGCCGAGGACCCGGCCTCGATGCGCGACACGCTCGCCGCGGTGCGTCACAACCTGGACCGCCTGCCCGCCGAGGACGAGCCGGACCTCGGTCCCGACCCGCTCCCCGCACGGGCCGACGCCCTGTCCGTGCTGCGCCGCGAGCAGGAGGTCCTGCACCAGGAGCACGGGCCGTGGGGGCTCAGCCTGGCCCGCACCGAGGACGACCTCGCCGCGCTCGCGACCGCCGAGCACCCTCCGGCCTCCCGGGTGCGGCTCCCGCTCGACGTCCTGCGCACGCTGACCGAGGAGGAGCTGTCCGCGGTCACCGACGCCCTGATCGAGGCTGCGGACTGCGGCGCCTGGTCGACGGCACGCACCGAGGACCCGTGGTATGCCGCCCGCCTCACCGGCCCCGACGACGCCGCCCGGGCGACCGAGATCGTCGGCCGCCTGGTCTCCGAGAAGTTCAGCAGCGCACGCCAGCAGGCCGACACCGTATGCCGCGCCGCAGGCCTGCCGGCGCCGGTGACGCTGACCCAGTGGGCTCATCGGCTCGGTCTCCTCTCCCGCGCCAGCGATACCCTCGACCACTTCTCGCCGGGGATCTACGACGCACCGCTGGAGCAGATGGTCGCCGCGCTGGGGGCCGACCGCGACTCGACGGCAGCGGCCCCACGGCCCGGTGCCGTCGCCCGGGCCCGGCTGCGCCGTCAGGTGCGCCAGCAGCTGCGGCCCGGCACCCCACCACCGGACCTCGCCGAGCGGGTGCGCAGGGCGCGCGACGAGAAGCAGGAGTGGGAGGAGGTCGGCGGCAAGGCGGCTCGCCCCACAGCGCCCGAGGGCTGGGAGGAGGCCCTGGCGGCGCACGCGCCGATCGGGGAGGACCTGGCCTGGCTGGAGCAGGCGTTGACCGGGACCTCGGCCGGACACGAGCTGTCGACCACTCACCTGGACACGGTCCTGGAGCGGCTGGTGCGGCTGGACGCGCGCGCCGACCGGGCCCCGGTGGCAGCACAGGCGCACCCGCTGCTCGCGCCGCTGCGCGAGCGCGGTCTCGGTGAGCTCGTCGACGACCTCGCCCGGCGTGGCGTGCCCGCGGACCGGGTGTCCCAGGAGGTCCGCTTCGTGCACCGCAGCTCGGTGCTGGACCACCTCACCTCGGACGCCGTGCCGCAGCAGGTCGGCGGGGACACCGTGCGCGAGGCCGAGCGCTCCTTCCGCGCCGCCGACCGCGCCCATCTGCACCGCAACGCCCTGCGGGCCCGTCGCGCCGTGCTGCGTCGGTTGCGCCGCACGTTGTCCGGCCACGCCTCCCAGCTCGGGGCCTGGCAGCGTGCCCTGGAGGAGACGAAGGTCGGTGCGGTCGACGCCCGTGACGTGATCAGCCGCGCTCCCGACGTGGTCCTGGCCGCGGCGCCTGTCCTCCTGGCCAGCCAGCTGGCCGTCCCGGCGGTGCTGCCGCCCGACCTCACGCTCGACCTCGTGGTCGTCGACCGCGCCGGGCGCACCACCACCGCCCGCACCGCACCGGCGCTGGCGCGGGGGCGCCAGGTCCTCGTCGTCGGTGACAGCGGCGGGCCGGGGCCGAGCCACTTCGCCGTCGTCGCCGACCCCCGGGCCGAGGGGGACCCGGGCCCCATGGACGAGCCGTCGCTGCTCTCCCGCGCCGCACAGGTGCTGCCGGTGCGTCACCTCGGTACGCACTACCGGGCGCTCGACCAGGGTCTGGTCGCCCCGCTGGCACCCCTCATGCCGCGTCCGGTGCACTCCTTCCCCGGGGTGGAGCGGGCGGCCGCCGTGCGCGAGCACGTGGTGGACGGTCACGTCAGCGCCCGGGTCGAGGCCGGCGTGCGGCTGGTGCTCGGGCACGCCCGCTCCGGGCCGGACAGCCTGCTCCTGGTGACCGACGACGAGGCGGGCGCCGAGGACGCCGGGATCGCGCTGCGCGCGGCGATGGGCGAGGACGAGCGGCCGGCGTCGCTGTCCGACGACGAGCAGCACAGTCAGGCCTTCCTCGTGCTCCCCGTGCACCGGGTCGCGGGCCAGACGCGGGACCGCGTGGTCTGGATCGGGTCGCCGGAGGCCGTGCGCAGCCCGGAGGCCGCCGGGTCGGTGCTCGCCGCGGCGCGGCGCAGCGTCGACCTCGTCACCGCGACCCCCGTGGCCGACTGGCCGACCGGTGCGGGTCACGGGGCGGCGATCGTGCGGCACGCCCTGGTCCCGGGCGCCGAGGAGCACGGGCACGGCTCCGCCGTGCTGACCGAGCTCGTCCGCCGGCTGCGCGCCGAGGGCCTCCAGGTCAAGGAGGGGGTGGGCCACGGACCGCACGCGATCGACCTGGCCGTGGTGTCGGAGGACGACGACGCACGGTATGCCGTAGCCGTCGACGGCGACGTGCAGCGCGGTCCGGTGCCGAGTCCGGGGCGCGACGACGTGCGCCTGCGGCACGACCAGCTGACCCGGATGGGGTGGGTGCCGGTGCGGGTGCGCACCACCGACGTCTTCACGGACCCCGCCCGCGAGGTCGCCCGGGTGCTGCAGGCGCTGCGCGGGCGGTCTGGGTGA